One stretch of Sinorhizobium meliloti DNA includes these proteins:
- a CDS encoding ArdC family protein — MQSIKDTYQGITDTIIEQLEAGTKPWIRPWRGNSRGSLVPRRATGEAYRGINVLMLWLASELAGYEENTWMTYRQAQDLGGQVRKGEKGSLVVKYGTFTPNEREDDDERAIPYLKGYTVFNVEQIENLPDPFYRPAEELPATPVPHLETVETFVRNTGAAITYGGTTACYRPAPDDILMPDRARFVDEVHLYSTVLHEMSHWSGAKHRLDRDLSGRFGSESYAVEELVAELSAAFLCADLGVAHDPRDNTATYLESWLKVLKNDKRAIITAAAKAQAAADYLHGLQARKQRRAAA, encoded by the coding sequence ATGCAGAGCATCAAGGACACCTACCAGGGCATCACCGATACCATCATCGAGCAGCTTGAAGCCGGCACAAAGCCGTGGATCCGGCCCTGGCGCGGAAACAGCCGCGGCTCCCTCGTCCCGCGCCGCGCCACCGGCGAAGCCTATCGCGGGATCAACGTCCTGATGCTGTGGCTCGCAAGCGAGCTCGCCGGCTATGAGGAAAACACCTGGATGACCTACCGCCAAGCTCAAGATCTCGGCGGCCAGGTCCGAAAGGGCGAGAAAGGTTCCCTCGTCGTCAAGTACGGCACCTTCACCCCCAATGAGCGCGAGGATGACGACGAACGCGCAATTCCCTATCTCAAGGGCTACACGGTCTTCAACGTCGAGCAGATCGAGAACCTTCCAGACCCGTTCTATCGACCGGCGGAGGAGCTGCCGGCGACGCCAGTTCCGCATCTTGAGACTGTCGAAACCTTCGTCCGCAACACCGGCGCAGCGATCACCTACGGCGGAACGACCGCCTGCTATCGTCCCGCCCCTGACGACATCCTCATGCCCGATCGGGCACGCTTCGTCGACGAGGTTCACCTCTACTCGACCGTGCTTCACGAGATGTCGCATTGGTCAGGCGCAAAGCATCGCCTGGACCGTGACTTGAGCGGCCGTTTCGGCAGTGAAAGCTACGCCGTCGAGGAGCTGGTTGCCGAGCTCTCGGCTGCGTTCCTCTGCGCTGATCTTGGAGTGGCCCACGATCCTCGCGACAATACCGCAACCTATCTGGAAAGCTGGCTCAAGGTGCTGAAGAACGACAAGCGGGCGATCATCACCGCGGCCGCCAAGGCTCAGGCAGCAGCCGACTATCTGCACGGGCTGCAAGCGCGGAAGCAGCGCAGGGCCGCCGCTTAG
- the tnpA gene encoding IS66-like element accessory protein TnpA, with amino-acid sequence MVGDRAGAMLGVMDEAMDEARHDGVYRRIEVITGRRQRRNWTDEEKARILAESAEPDVNISAVARRWGVNRGLLNVWRRQAGLTARRSVQACAQQAMFVPVTVVGERAPPQSASSDIASVASGRIEIEIAGARMTVIGSVAPELAQAIVAALRARR; translated from the coding sequence ATGGTTGGAGATCGCGCTGGTGCCATGCTTGGAGTCATGGATGAAGCCATGGATGAAGCCAGGCATGATGGAGTCTACCGGCGGATCGAGGTGATCACCGGTCGACGACAGCGGCGGAATTGGACCGACGAAGAGAAGGCGCGGATCCTTGCTGAAAGCGCAGAACCCGACGTGAACATCTCGGCCGTCGCCCGGCGCTGGGGCGTCAACCGTGGTTTGCTGAATGTCTGGCGCCGCCAAGCCGGGCTGACCGCTCGACGATCCGTGCAAGCCTGCGCGCAGCAGGCCATGTTCGTGCCGGTGACCGTCGTTGGAGAACGAGCGCCTCCCCAGAGCGCGTCGTCGGATATCGCTTCCGTTGCTTCCGGCCGAATTGAGATCGAGATTGCCGGAGCACGCATGACCGTGATCGGCTCGGTGGCGCCCGAGTTGGCGCAGGCGATCGTGGCAGCGTTGCGAGCACGCCGGTGA
- a CDS encoding UPF0149 family protein, which yields MTQNSQGTTARPKLDEKAFEAFIRARRPASPIWSMSGLDGYLTALIIGPKFIDPRKWIPELTGPDALNLPMETTEHRAVQTIVAEYNRISASLSETPKDHRPRFTRIDDQTFDIFDWDLCFLLGTGYAPRLWQPVLRGHAVTGDIIAPIRKLGEAKRKVTSQDAADVAEALVNIRTYFMPKRAKQKF from the coding sequence ATGACACAGAACAGCCAAGGGACGACGGCACGACCGAAGCTCGATGAAAAGGCGTTCGAGGCGTTTATCAGGGCACGCCGTCCAGCATCGCCAATCTGGTCAATGAGCGGTCTCGATGGTTATCTTACGGCTCTCATCATCGGACCGAAGTTCATCGACCCACGCAAATGGATCCCGGAACTGACCGGTCCGGATGCCCTGAACCTGCCGATGGAAACGACCGAGCATCGGGCCGTACAGACCATTGTTGCGGAATATAACCGCATCTCGGCTAGCCTTTCCGAAACACCGAAAGACCACCGGCCCCGGTTCACCCGGATCGATGATCAGACCTTTGATATCTTCGATTGGGACCTCTGCTTTTTGTTGGGAACTGGATACGCGCCGAGGCTTTGGCAGCCGGTTCTTCGTGGTCATGCCGTCACTGGGGATATCATCGCACCCATCCGCAAGCTCGGCGAGGCAAAACGGAAAGTGACAAGCCAGGATGCTGCTGACGTCGCCGAAGCACTCGTCAATATCCGAACCTACTTTATGCCGAAGCGGGCAAAGCAGAAGTTCTGA
- a CDS encoding aminotransferase class III-fold pyridoxal phosphate-dependent enzyme has translation MNDLDELNEAVERERAEIAAANPKSAALYDEAAAFPGGSTRSVLYYPPFPLSIVKGEKSKIWDADGHAYTDFLNEYSAGLFGHSNAAIKRAILAALEDGISLGGPNRFEAQLANCLTKRFAAMERIRFCNTGTEANIAALQLALHITRRDKVLFFKGGYHGGFIWFPETRMPLNINFNAVISPFNDEAALEAVFGIHGDRLGACIVEPVMSAGGAIPADRSFLAKLKERCDHHGIVLIFDEVVSSRLDVGGMQAVHGIYPDITTLGKYIGGGLSFGAFGGKAELIDRLDMRRQDAVPHAGTFNNNILSMAAGLAAASVLTPEAIARINALGDFFRREFAGISPDQSKMSASGFGSLSCVHFASKQLHDLFHLHLLRSGYYTARRGSVYLSLETTEEEVSGLLRASKAFVERFGSYLR, from the coding sequence GTGAATGATCTGGATGAGCTCAACGAAGCGGTGGAGCGCGAAAGAGCGGAGATTGCTGCCGCCAACCCGAAGAGCGCTGCTCTCTACGACGAAGCGGCAGCATTTCCCGGCGGAAGTACGAGGAGCGTGCTGTATTATCCGCCGTTTCCGCTATCGATCGTCAAAGGTGAAAAGTCGAAGATTTGGGATGCAGACGGCCACGCGTACACAGATTTTCTGAATGAATATTCGGCCGGGCTATTTGGCCATTCGAATGCCGCGATCAAGCGCGCTATCCTTGCAGCACTGGAAGACGGTATCAGCTTGGGCGGCCCCAATCGGTTCGAGGCACAACTCGCCAACTGTTTGACAAAACGGTTCGCAGCAATGGAGCGAATTAGATTTTGTAATACGGGCACCGAAGCGAATATTGCCGCCCTTCAACTGGCACTACACATTACTCGCAGAGATAAAGTATTGTTTTTCAAAGGAGGTTACCATGGAGGATTTATATGGTTCCCGGAAACGCGAATGCCGCTCAACATCAACTTCAACGCAGTAATCTCGCCATTCAACGATGAAGCCGCGTTGGAGGCCGTATTTGGAATCCATGGCGATCGGCTTGGCGCCTGCATCGTCGAACCTGTAATGTCCGCCGGAGGCGCCATACCTGCCGACCGATCTTTTCTTGCGAAACTGAAGGAGAGATGCGACCATCATGGGATCGTATTGATCTTCGATGAAGTGGTATCTTCCCGCCTCGATGTTGGTGGCATGCAAGCGGTTCACGGCATCTACCCCGATATCACTACTCTGGGAAAATACATTGGTGGCGGCCTAAGCTTCGGCGCTTTCGGGGGAAAAGCAGAGCTCATCGATAGACTGGACATGCGCCGGCAAGATGCAGTGCCCCACGCTGGAACATTCAATAACAATATTCTATCGATGGCGGCAGGCCTTGCGGCAGCATCAGTTCTAACTCCCGAGGCCATCGCGCGCATCAATGCACTCGGTGACTTTTTCAGAAGGGAATTTGCGGGCATCTCACCCGATCAATCGAAGATGAGCGCGAGCGGCTTCGGGTCACTGTCATGCGTACATTTCGCGTCCAAGCAGCTGCACGACCTGTTCCATCTGCACCTCCTTCGGAGCGGTTACTACACGGCTCGAAGAGGATCTGTGTATCTCTCGCTTGAAACGACAGAGGAAGAAGTTTCCGGGCTACTTCGGGCCTCAAAAGCCTTTGTTGAACGTTTTGGTTCATACCTTCGATGA
- the repA gene encoding plasmid partitioning protein RepA translates to MATKAAIVENRQKRARVSIDETIAHDSASLSGQLQILFEKLFSPNASKTLRRFSSTEAAKLLGVTDSYVRHIASQEEAVTSEKTAAGRRTFSLEEVNMIRQLLGRTKPAYLPGRREGDHVQVVAVTNFKGGSGKTTTTTHLAQYLALRGYRVLAVDLDPQASMSAMLGFQPEFDVNDNETLYGAIRYDAERRPVGEVVRQTYFAGLDLIPGNLELHEFEHDTPRALASRDSADTDMFFMRVGNALMDLEDRYDVVVIDCPPTLGFLTLSALCAATSVLITVHPQMLDVASMNQFLSMTSDLLGVVKEAGGNLDYDWMRYLVTRYEPNDGPQAQIVAFLRSLFGERVLTSMMVKSTAVSDAGLSKQTIYEAGRETMHRQTYDRAVEAMDSVNSEVEALIRTAWGRA, encoded by the coding sequence ATGGCGACGAAAGCTGCGATTGTTGAAAACCGACAGAAGCGTGCCCGTGTTTCAATCGACGAAACGATAGCGCACGACTCGGCCTCGCTTAGTGGCCAGCTGCAGATCTTATTCGAGAAGCTCTTTTCGCCAAACGCCAGTAAAACGCTGCGGCGTTTCAGTAGCACGGAAGCCGCAAAGCTTCTCGGTGTCACTGACAGCTACGTTCGTCACATCGCCTCGCAGGAAGAGGCCGTCACATCCGAAAAGACTGCGGCAGGTCGAAGGACATTCTCGCTTGAAGAAGTGAACATGATCCGGCAGCTTCTCGGACGAACGAAGCCAGCGTACTTGCCCGGCCGCCGCGAAGGCGATCACGTTCAGGTGGTCGCGGTGACCAATTTTAAAGGCGGGTCTGGCAAAACAACGACCACAACGCATTTGGCCCAGTATCTTGCCTTGCGCGGCTATCGTGTTTTGGCGGTCGACCTCGATCCTCAAGCCTCCATGTCAGCCATGCTCGGCTTCCAGCCTGAGTTTGATGTGAACGACAATGAGACGCTCTACGGTGCTATCCGTTACGACGCCGAACGGCGGCCAGTAGGGGAGGTGGTCCGGCAAACCTATTTCGCCGGTTTGGACCTGATACCGGGGAACCTGGAGCTTCACGAGTTTGAGCACGACACGCCGCGGGCGCTCGCATCTCGGGACTCGGCCGATACCGACATGTTCTTCATGCGCGTCGGCAATGCGCTCATGGATCTAGAGGATCGCTACGATGTCGTAGTTATCGACTGCCCGCCGACACTTGGCTTCCTCACGCTCTCGGCACTGTGTGCGGCAACTTCGGTGCTGATCACCGTTCACCCGCAAATGCTCGATGTCGCATCGATGAACCAGTTCCTATCGATGACCTCGGATCTGCTCGGGGTGGTGAAGGAGGCCGGAGGTAATCTTGACTACGACTGGATGCGGTACCTAGTGACCAGGTACGAACCCAACGACGGGCCTCAGGCACAAATCGTTGCGTTTCTCAGAAGCCTTTTTGGCGAACGCGTTCTGACTTCGATGATGGTCAAGTCGACCGCTGTCTCTGACGCTGGCCTATCCAAGCAGACGATCTACGAGGCGGGCCGCGAAACGATGCACCGACAAACCTACGACAGGGCCGTTGAAGCTATGGACAGCGTGAACTCCGAAGTCGAGGCGCTCATCCGAACTGCATGGGGTAGGGCATGA
- a CDS encoding 3-keto-5-aminohexanoate cleavage protein, whose translation MADINSKVIITCAITGSIHTPSMSPYLPLSPEQIAVQAIDAANAGAAMLHLHARDPETGQPTPDPSVFRQFVPRIRDATDAIIALTTGGSASMSLDERLQAPSELRPEMCSLNMGTMNFGIFPLAQKERTWIHQWERSFLESSRSGMFRNTFADIEKIICRMSEMGTRFEFECYDIGHLYTLAYFLEQSLVKPPLFIQSVVGILGGIGSDHESLQQMRATADRLFGSDYQWSVLAAGRSQMRLGTMAALMGGHVRVGLEDNLWLEKGRLAPDNASQVTKMRCILSELGLEVATPSQARELLGITTRS comes from the coding sequence ATGGCCGACATCAATTCCAAGGTAATCATCACCTGCGCGATCACTGGGTCAATACACACCCCGTCCATGTCGCCTTATCTACCGCTTTCGCCGGAGCAGATCGCGGTTCAGGCTATCGACGCCGCAAACGCCGGCGCTGCTATGTTGCACTTGCACGCCCGTGACCCGGAAACTGGACAACCCACACCCGACCCGAGCGTCTTTCGGCAATTCGTGCCTCGCATCAGAGACGCGACGGATGCGATTATAGCCCTCACCACCGGTGGAAGTGCGTCTATGAGTCTTGATGAGCGCTTGCAAGCCCCGAGCGAATTGAGGCCCGAGATGTGCTCACTTAACATGGGCACGATGAATTTTGGCATATTTCCATTAGCACAGAAGGAACGCACCTGGATCCACCAGTGGGAGAGATCGTTCTTGGAGTCGTCGCGAAGTGGCATGTTCCGGAACACTTTCGCGGATATCGAAAAGATTATATGTCGAATGAGTGAAATGGGAACGCGGTTTGAGTTCGAGTGCTACGACATCGGTCACCTCTATACTTTGGCATACTTTCTTGAGCAATCCTTGGTAAAACCTCCTCTATTCATCCAATCTGTCGTGGGAATACTTGGTGGCATAGGCAGCGACCACGAATCCCTCCAGCAAATGCGAGCAACGGCAGATCGACTTTTCGGAAGCGATTACCAGTGGTCCGTACTCGCCGCGGGCCGAAGTCAGATGCGATTGGGAACAATGGCAGCACTAATGGGCGGGCACGTCCGGGTGGGTTTAGAGGATAATCTTTGGCTCGAAAAGGGACGGCTCGCACCCGATAATGCGTCCCAAGTGACGAAAATGCGGTGCATCCTTTCAGAACTCGGGCTTGAGGTTGCGACACCCTCTCAAGCGCGTGAACTGTTGGGGATCACCACGCGGAGCTAG
- the repB gene encoding plasmid partitioning protein RepB: protein MKGRDILKSMVNSAEHTKTEAPQTPVAHKPAGAVRAMNLSLGRLNEEAAAAKELREAIAAGDKVVELNPALVEVSFIRDRIPLEGDPQFDELKASIADSGQQVPILVRPHPTRTSNYQAAYGHRRLRAAADLGRPVKAIVRNLTDEQVILAQGQENGPRVDLSFIERALFARRLEEHGFDRDTIAKALSVDKPEISRLLQVAEGVPSEIILAVGPAPKVGRPRWLAFAERLKDSESTKRLEKEIEAPDFSADETNKRFDRLWKAMTATEKRSKDVEAVRTKKGLPLASIERNARGSKITVTSAEFAEFLSSHMHELVARFEQEKHGTSAD, encoded by the coding sequence ATGAAAGGCAGAGACATTCTCAAGAGCATGGTGAACTCGGCCGAGCACACCAAGACGGAAGCTCCGCAAACGCCGGTGGCACACAAGCCAGCCGGCGCTGTCCGTGCGATGAACCTGTCGCTCGGGCGTTTGAATGAAGAGGCAGCGGCGGCCAAGGAATTGCGCGAGGCGATCGCTGCGGGCGACAAGGTCGTTGAACTCAATCCCGCTCTCGTAGAGGTCTCATTTATTCGGGATCGCATACCGCTCGAAGGGGATCCGCAATTTGACGAGCTAAAGGCGTCGATCGCAGACAGCGGCCAGCAGGTGCCCATCCTCGTCAGGCCGCACCCCACTAGGACGAGCAACTATCAGGCGGCATACGGCCACAGACGTCTGCGTGCTGCAGCCGACCTCGGCCGGCCCGTCAAGGCGATTGTTCGTAACCTGACTGATGAGCAAGTCATTCTCGCACAGGGCCAGGAGAACGGCCCTCGTGTTGACCTCAGTTTCATTGAACGGGCTCTGTTTGCACGCCGTTTGGAAGAACACGGGTTCGACCGCGATACGATTGCCAAGGCATTGTCTGTCGACAAGCCGGAGATCTCCCGGCTGTTGCAAGTTGCTGAAGGTGTCCCATCTGAAATTATCCTGGCTGTAGGCCCGGCCCCGAAAGTCGGGCGGCCGCGCTGGCTGGCTTTCGCCGAGAGGCTGAAGGATAGCGAGTCGACCAAACGGCTCGAGAAGGAAATTGAGGCGCCTGATTTTTCGGCGGACGAGACCAACAAGCGATTCGATCGTCTATGGAAAGCTATGACGGCAACCGAAAAAAGATCGAAGGATGTCGAAGCGGTGCGAACCAAAAAAGGCTTACCTCTCGCATCAATCGAACGCAATGCCCGCGGTTCGAAGATCACGGTGACATCGGCAGAGTTCGCAGAATTCCTTTCCTCACACATGCATGAGTTAGTTGCGAGGTTTGAGCAGGAAAAACACGGAACATCAGCGGACTGA
- a CDS encoding PaaI family thioesterase, with protein sequence MPSAIERLNAIRNGVGAAPPIYKLLDISVVEAREGEVSLQFRPHEGLRNPIGLVAGGAIATLLDTALAWACDTCVPSDQVSTTIELKVNFLRPVSVSGGTVVATARVIHPGNRILVATADLRQMGIDGAQALNCAVATATCMIIPATG encoded by the coding sequence ATGCCGTCAGCTATCGAGAGACTAAACGCGATTCGGAATGGCGTTGGTGCTGCTCCGCCAATTTACAAACTACTGGATATTTCGGTCGTTGAAGCCAGAGAAGGCGAAGTTTCGTTGCAATTTAGGCCCCATGAAGGCCTTAGGAATCCGATTGGATTGGTTGCGGGAGGAGCAATAGCAACCCTCCTCGACACCGCCCTCGCCTGGGCTTGCGACACTTGCGTTCCCAGCGATCAGGTGTCCACCACAATTGAGCTAAAAGTGAATTTCTTGCGGCCGGTGTCGGTCAGTGGCGGGACAGTCGTCGCAACCGCTCGCGTAATTCATCCAGGTAATCGCATATTGGTAGCCACGGCAGACCTGAGACAAATGGGCATAGATGGTGCTCAAGCTCTCAATTGCGCCGTAGCGACGGCCACGTGTATGATCATACCTGCTACGGGATAG
- the tnpB gene encoding IS66 family insertion sequence element accessory protein TnpB (TnpB, as the term is used for proteins encoded by IS66 family insertion elements, is considered an accessory protein, since TnpC, encoded by a neighboring gene, is a DDE family transposase.) encodes MIGLSPNGVKIMVATQPVDFRRGMNGLVALVASALSADPYCGDVFVFRAKRCDRLRCIYWDGSGMILATKWLEAGKFVWPPIRDGAMQMSSQEFSLLLAGIDWTRVKRNVVKRPTKVG; translated from the coding sequence GTGATCGGACTTTCGCCGAATGGCGTGAAGATCATGGTGGCGACGCAGCCTGTCGACTTCCGGCGCGGCATGAATGGCCTTGTTGCGCTGGTGGCGTCAGCGCTTTCGGCTGATCCCTACTGTGGTGACGTGTTTGTGTTCCGCGCCAAGCGGTGCGATCGCCTGCGCTGCATTTATTGGGACGGGTCGGGCATGATCCTAGCGACGAAGTGGCTTGAGGCGGGCAAGTTCGTTTGGCCACCGATCCGCGATGGCGCGATGCAGATGAGTAGCCAAGAGTTCTCGCTTTTGCTGGCCGGTATCGACTGGACTCGGGTTAAACGGAACGTCGTAAAGCGGCCGACGAAAGTGGGCTGA
- a CDS encoding FadR/GntR family transcriptional regulator, giving the protein MSIKPYDHPEKVTLGQPQKGLSRRQAWHIADHIRKEIIKQGLSPGDRLPGEKHLIEQFGLARATVREGLAILEAQGLVSISPGRSGGVLVSAIPTDAITDGMAAYLYFESATWSDLYQARLVIEPFVAGLSFDAIEDDGIKQMQESIDECNRGVRGEISPRMHKMAEINFHSVIAQFCPNPILRLSALHLVRAMEDMVDSLLIVDTDDAAKRIIRDHKVILGAFISGSKADVENLIRKHIVDTETELLRLVQDQGSRAFRQA; this is encoded by the coding sequence GTGTCGATAAAGCCATACGATCACCCCGAAAAGGTTACGTTAGGTCAACCACAAAAGGGACTAAGCCGCCGTCAGGCGTGGCACATCGCAGACCATATCCGCAAGGAGATAATAAAGCAGGGCCTTAGCCCGGGTGATCGCCTGCCCGGCGAGAAGCATCTCATCGAACAGTTTGGCTTGGCTCGGGCCACAGTTAGAGAGGGTCTCGCGATCCTTGAAGCGCAAGGGCTTGTTTCGATTTCGCCGGGCAGAAGCGGAGGGGTATTGGTCTCTGCCATTCCGACTGATGCCATAACCGACGGCATGGCTGCCTACCTCTATTTCGAAAGCGCAACGTGGTCCGATCTGTATCAAGCGAGGCTCGTGATAGAGCCGTTCGTAGCAGGTCTATCCTTCGACGCGATCGAAGATGATGGCATCAAGCAGATGCAGGAATCCATCGATGAATGTAATCGCGGCGTCAGAGGCGAAATTAGCCCCCGAATGCATAAGATGGCTGAGATCAACTTTCATTCCGTCATAGCCCAGTTCTGCCCAAACCCCATCTTGCGATTGAGCGCGCTCCATCTCGTCCGAGCTATGGAGGACATGGTCGATTCCTTGCTTATCGTAGACACGGACGACGCTGCAAAGCGCATCATCAGGGATCACAAAGTAATCCTCGGCGCATTCATCTCCGGCTCAAAGGCCGATGTGGAAAATCTGATCAGAAAGCACATCGTCGACACAGAGACCGAGCTCCTAAGGCTTGTGCAAGATCAAGGCTCTCGAGCGTTTAGACAAGCGTGA
- the tnpC gene encoding IS66 family transposase: MPLRPDPLPQDAAQLSRIILSLDAENADLKARVAFLEGQLFGPKSEKMTAIDPTQATLELGDLSDIPEAANDDVAPVAEGPRQERRSPSRNIGRLPKHLSRYEELIEPESKICPCCSFELHCIGTDVSEALDIVPAVVRVKRTIRPRYACRACESVIVQAPAPARVMDGGMVTTAFAAHIAVSKFAWHLPLHRQAQMLASCGVIIDRGTLGAWVTRVAWWLELLYDALTAFIRSQPRVFCDETPLPRLDPGRKRTKLCQLWAQAVDDRPWNGPAPPAVAYTFAESRSAREVEGQLSSFAGVLQVDGYQAYKTLAKRRGKSNVAPMRLAFCLAHARRKFVDVVKLTGSSEALSILARIAEVYRIEAKLRGESADTRLTVRRRETAPIMRELKVQLTELSEEVSSKSALGKAVSYALNHWNGLAAFLEDGRIEADSNVVERSMKSVALTRKNSLFVGNERGGKSFAVLASLVNTAKLNSVDPEVWLADVLERIISGKVPANRMDTLFPWAWKAEREAIARQERRAA; the protein is encoded by the coding sequence ATGCCGCTTCGACCCGACCCTTTACCTCAGGATGCCGCCCAATTGAGCCGGATCATTCTCTCGCTCGATGCGGAGAATGCCGACCTCAAGGCGCGCGTTGCCTTCCTGGAGGGTCAGCTCTTTGGACCGAAATCGGAGAAGATGACGGCGATCGACCCGACGCAGGCGACGCTCGAGCTTGGCGATCTCAGCGACATTCCCGAGGCGGCCAATGACGATGTTGCACCCGTGGCTGAAGGGCCAAGACAGGAGCGGCGATCGCCGTCGCGCAACATCGGCCGTTTGCCCAAGCACCTCTCACGGTATGAAGAGCTCATCGAGCCGGAGAGCAAGATTTGCCCGTGCTGCTCGTTCGAGCTTCATTGCATCGGCACGGACGTCAGTGAGGCGCTCGACATCGTGCCGGCGGTTGTCCGGGTGAAGCGGACGATCCGGCCGCGCTATGCATGCCGGGCCTGCGAAAGCGTCATTGTGCAAGCGCCCGCACCGGCGCGCGTGATGGACGGCGGCATGGTGACTACGGCGTTTGCAGCCCATATCGCCGTTTCGAAGTTTGCCTGGCATCTGCCGCTGCATCGCCAGGCGCAGATGCTTGCCTCCTGCGGCGTGATCATCGATCGCGGCACGCTTGGCGCCTGGGTGACGCGGGTCGCCTGGTGGCTCGAGCTTCTCTACGATGCGCTTACCGCCTTCATCCGCTCCCAGCCAAGGGTGTTTTGTGACGAGACGCCGCTTCCGCGGCTCGATCCGGGACGCAAACGCACCAAGCTTTGTCAACTCTGGGCGCAGGCGGTCGACGACCGGCCATGGAATGGTCCGGCGCCGCCGGCGGTGGCCTATACTTTTGCTGAAAGCCGCAGCGCTCGCGAGGTCGAGGGGCAACTGTCGTCGTTTGCCGGCGTACTTCAGGTCGATGGATACCAGGCCTATAAAACCTTGGCCAAGCGCCGGGGGAAGAGCAATGTCGCCCCCATGCGGCTGGCGTTCTGCCTTGCTCACGCGCGACGCAAGTTCGTCGATGTCGTCAAGCTGACCGGCTCTTCGGAGGCGCTGTCGATCCTGGCCAGGATCGCCGAGGTCTATCGCATCGAGGCGAAACTGCGCGGCGAAAGTGCCGATACCCGGCTCACGGTACGGCGTCGCGAGACAGCACCCATCATGCGAGAACTGAAGGTCCAGCTCACCGAACTGAGCGAAGAGGTGTCGTCAAAATCGGCGCTGGGCAAGGCCGTCTCCTACGCGCTCAATCATTGGAACGGGCTGGCAGCCTTCCTGGAGGATGGCCGGATCGAAGCGGACTCCAATGTGGTCGAGCGTTCAATGAAATCGGTGGCTCTGACGAGGAAGAACTCGTTGTTCGTGGGCAACGAACGCGGTGGCAAGTCCTTCGCGGTCCTGGCATCGCTCGTCAACACAGCAAAGCTCAATAGTGTTGACCCCGAGGTCTGGCTTGCCGATGTGCTTGAGCGCATCATCTCGGGCAAGGTGCCCGCGAACCGGATGGATACGCTCTTCCCATGGGCCTGGAAGGCCGAACGCGAGGCCATTGCACGTCAGGAGCGACGGGCGGCATGA